A window of Haliscomenobacter hydrossis DSM 1100 contains these coding sequences:
- a CDS encoding beta-mannosidase, which produces MRKLFTDIILMAALGGLLGCQTQPNSDMIELNDNWTFRQAGKGTWLDARVPGTVHTDLMRHNKIPDPYFRMQEKEVQWVDKTDWEYSCRFQVAEEFLEFDAVTLECLGLDTYADVYLNDKLVILADNFFVGWEKEVKKHLKPGENHLRIFFHSPITIGLQALAKHKYGLPATNDQSERGGLGDKLVSVFLRKPGYHFGWDWGPRLVTSGIYRPIRLQGWNKARLTDVYFHQDSLTDIKAQLSARCEVESLVDHEALIEIFQGDTLLAMQEVAMLEGKNKFHIPLEIYDPQLWWTHDLGKPHLYNLTARLSYQRKPINALTRKIGLRTIKIVQTPDKKGSSFYFELNGKPIFAKGANYIPNDMFIPRVGPEKYQNLIRSTVDANMNMLRIWGGGFYENDIFYDLCNEAGVLVWQDFMFACSMYPGDPEFLRNVEEEAVYNVKRLRNHPCMAIWCGNNEIDVAWSQYNEFMGWGWKQQYTMDQRRVIWNTYDTIFHKLLPTVVGAHHPGMFYWPSSPFNIPGKHANSHTPNGDIHYWGVWHAEHPFSAYYENIGRFMSEYGFQSFPELKTVKTYALPEDWNIESPVMAAHQRSGIGNLRIRSYMQQHYRVPKDFAQFLYVGQLLQAEGIKMAIEAHRASMPYCMGSLYWQINDVWPVASWSGMDYYQRWKAMHYFIKKAFERTITAALVKDGKVRISVISDELGAREGELRLRLYDFAGKKLWKKDTVIQMPENSALAALELPIAEMCDLATAKKVFLQVDLYVGRQRVFRNPVYLTNAKDLELPQQVQIEKRVLPSDEGYLIRLSANQLVKNVFLDFGDEVEGFFTDNYFDLLPGEMVHIVFRPEKKGVELKAEDLQVLSLGDTVQGVIQ; this is translated from the coding sequence ATGCGCAAACTTTTTACCGACATCATCCTGATGGCTGCTCTAGGTGGTTTATTAGGGTGCCAAACGCAACCCAACAGCGACATGATTGAACTGAACGACAACTGGACTTTTCGACAAGCGGGCAAAGGCACCTGGCTGGACGCCCGTGTACCGGGTACGGTGCATACTGATTTGATGCGACACAATAAGATCCCCGATCCTTATTTTCGCATGCAGGAAAAGGAAGTGCAGTGGGTAGACAAAACCGATTGGGAGTACTCCTGTCGCTTTCAGGTGGCTGAGGAATTCCTGGAATTCGACGCCGTGACCCTCGAATGCCTGGGCCTGGATACCTACGCCGATGTGTACCTCAACGACAAACTCGTGATTCTGGCCGATAACTTTTTTGTGGGTTGGGAAAAGGAAGTCAAAAAACACCTCAAACCCGGCGAAAACCATCTGCGCATCTTTTTTCATTCGCCAATTACCATTGGACTACAAGCACTGGCCAAACATAAATACGGCCTACCCGCCACCAATGACCAATCCGAACGGGGTGGGCTGGGTGATAAACTGGTCAGCGTTTTTCTGCGCAAACCTGGCTACCATTTTGGCTGGGATTGGGGTCCACGCCTCGTGACCAGCGGCATTTACCGCCCCATTCGCCTCCAGGGCTGGAACAAAGCCCGCCTGACCGACGTGTATTTTCATCAGGATAGCTTGACCGACATCAAGGCACAGCTGAGCGCGCGTTGTGAGGTAGAATCCCTGGTGGATCACGAAGCTTTGATTGAAATTTTTCAGGGCGATACCCTCTTGGCCATGCAGGAAGTGGCCATGCTGGAGGGAAAAAATAAATTCCATATCCCTCTGGAAATCTACGACCCGCAACTTTGGTGGACGCATGATTTGGGCAAACCACATCTCTACAACCTGACGGCTCGCCTCTCGTACCAGCGCAAACCCATCAATGCGCTGACGCGAAAAATTGGCCTGCGGACCATCAAAATTGTCCAAACCCCGGATAAAAAAGGCAGTTCGTTTTATTTTGAACTCAACGGCAAACCCATCTTTGCCAAAGGTGCCAATTACATCCCCAACGACATGTTTATCCCCCGCGTGGGGCCCGAAAAATACCAGAACCTCATCCGCTCCACCGTAGACGCCAACATGAACATGCTGCGCATCTGGGGCGGCGGTTTTTATGAAAATGACATCTTTTACGACTTGTGCAACGAAGCGGGGGTGCTGGTTTGGCAAGACTTCATGTTTGCGTGCAGCATGTACCCCGGTGACCCGGAATTCCTGCGCAATGTGGAAGAGGAGGCGGTGTACAACGTCAAACGCCTGCGCAATCACCCCTGTATGGCAATTTGGTGTGGCAACAATGAAATCGACGTGGCCTGGTCGCAGTACAACGAATTTATGGGCTGGGGTTGGAAGCAGCAATACACCATGGATCAGCGCCGGGTGATCTGGAATACGTATGATACCATTTTTCACAAACTGCTGCCAACGGTAGTCGGGGCTCACCATCCGGGGATGTTTTATTGGCCCTCTTCGCCCTTCAATATTCCGGGCAAACACGCCAACAGCCATACCCCCAACGGCGACATCCACTACTGGGGCGTTTGGCACGCCGAGCATCCATTTAGCGCGTATTACGAGAACATCGGGCGCTTCATGAGCGAGTACGGTTTTCAGTCTTTCCCGGAGTTGAAAACCGTCAAAACCTACGCCCTGCCCGAGGATTGGAACATTGAATCGCCCGTGATGGCCGCGCACCAACGCAGCGGGATCGGCAATTTGCGCATCCGCAGTTACATGCAACAGCATTATCGGGTGCCCAAAGATTTTGCGCAATTTTTGTACGTCGGACAACTGCTGCAAGCCGAGGGCATCAAAATGGCCATCGAGGCGCATCGGGCCAGCATGCCCTACTGCATGGGCTCTTTGTACTGGCAAATCAACGATGTTTGGCCGGTGGCCTCCTGGTCGGGAATGGACTATTACCAGCGCTGGAAGGCGATGCACTACTTCATCAAAAAAGCGTTTGAGCGCACGATTACCGCTGCACTGGTCAAAGATGGAAAGGTTCGCATCAGCGTCATTTCGGATGAATTGGGCGCACGGGAAGGGGAGTTGCGCTTGCGTTTGTACGATTTTGCCGGAAAGAAATTGTGGAAAAAGGACACGGTCATCCAAATGCCGGAAAACAGCGCCTTGGCTGCGCTGGAGTTGCCCATCGCTGAAATGTGTGATTTAGCTACTGCCAAAAAAGTGTTCCTCCAGGTGGATTTGTACGTGGGCAGACAAAGGGTATTCCGCAATCCGGTCTACCTCACCAACGCCAAAGACCTGGAATTGCCCCAACAGGTGCAAATTGAAAAACGGGTGCTGCCAAGTGACGAGGGCTACCTGATTCGCTTGAGCGCAAACCAGTTGGTGAAAAACGTCTTCCTCGATTTTGGGGACGAGGTGGAGGGCTTTTTTACGGACAACTATTTTGATCTTCTGCCGGGGGAGATGGTGCATATCGTGTTTAGGCCAGAGAAAAAGGGGGTGGAGTTGAAGGCGGAGGATTTGCAGGTGCTGAGTTTGGGAGATACGGTGCAGGGGGTGATTCAGTAG
- a CDS encoding LolA family protein, which translates to MRKLLLFSLFALTVCVLPAQTKTKVTTPPKETSDPATKLVLDKMKAKYEGYKTLEADFSLTLEMPQQPKEVQKGKLLQKGAKYRVDFNQQTVISDGKSVWVVLPKNKEVQVNNVPGPNDDDGILSPQALFRIYLRKDFIYAITNEFAQGKRVVQEIEFKPTDKYSEYSKLRLTLDKKTQDFIELKVFSKDGSRYTLVMNTITPNKALTDASFVFNKASYPGYHVEDLRE; encoded by the coding sequence ATGAGAAAATTGCTTTTGTTCAGTCTTTTTGCCCTCACGGTATGTGTATTGCCTGCACAAACAAAAACCAAGGTGACGACACCCCCCAAAGAAACTTCCGATCCGGCCACCAAGCTGGTATTGGATAAAATGAAGGCCAAATACGAAGGCTATAAAACCCTCGAAGCCGATTTCTCGCTGACCTTGGAAATGCCCCAACAGCCCAAAGAAGTCCAAAAAGGGAAACTCTTGCAAAAAGGCGCAAAGTACCGGGTGGACTTCAACCAACAAACCGTGATTTCGGACGGCAAGTCCGTATGGGTCGTATTGCCCAAAAATAAAGAAGTACAAGTCAACAATGTCCCCGGTCCGAATGATGACGATGGTATCCTTTCCCCCCAGGCGCTGTTTCGGATCTATTTACGCAAGGACTTCATCTACGCCATCACCAATGAGTTCGCCCAAGGCAAACGGGTGGTGCAAGAAATTGAATTTAAACCTACCGACAAATACTCCGAGTACTCCAAACTTCGCCTGACCCTGGACAAAAAGACCCAGGATTTCATCGAGTTGAAAGTGTTCAGCAAGGATGGTTCGCGGTATACTCTGGTGATGAATACCATCACGCCCAATAAAGCGCTGACGGATGCGAGCTTTGTGTTCAACAAGGCGAGCTATCCGGGGTATCATGTGGAAGACCTGAGAGAGTGA
- a CDS encoding nuclear transport factor 2 family protein translates to MQTMKFTLLLLFFALFSSAKALAQSTATDSVSLALNDYIDAFYYGDTAKIHRSVDPAAYKYGYYRPRNSNSFEGSQMTFRGMIEYAAGVLRKGKNPNVEKFPRKTEVYEVLDKTACGKVTAWWGTDYILLAKLNGGWKITHVLWQSPAKQ, encoded by the coding sequence ATGCAAACAATGAAATTCACTCTTTTGCTGCTCTTTTTTGCTTTGTTTTCCAGTGCCAAGGCCCTCGCTCAAAGCACCGCTACCGATAGTGTAAGCCTCGCCCTCAACGATTACATCGACGCTTTTTATTATGGAGATACCGCCAAAATTCACCGGAGCGTTGACCCTGCAGCGTACAAATACGGGTATTACCGCCCGCGCAACAGCAACAGTTTTGAAGGCTCCCAAATGACTTTCCGCGGAATGATTGAGTATGCTGCGGGCGTACTGCGCAAGGGCAAAAACCCGAATGTGGAAAAATTTCCCCGCAAAACGGAGGTATATGAGGTATTGGATAAAACGGCTTGTGGCAAAGTGACGGCCTGGTGGGGTACGGATTACATCTTGCTGGCCAAACTCAATGGCGGATGGAAGATCACGCATGTGTTGTGGCAGTCTCCGGCGAAGCAGTAA
- a CDS encoding carboxy terminal-processing peptidase, with amino-acid sequence MNTIQKMFLFALGISGIVILSSSGMLKPSVDGRYDKILHTVGQLLGQEHYNPQAFNDEFSEKIVSAYVKQLDPEKIIFLQSDIKELNKYNHAIDEEIKGNPVAFFYKANELYKSRLNEIKNSCASLLEKPFHFQAMDSIVTDFDKRAYAANTKAQLQQWQKKLKFITLEKLVDLQEDRDKIKSDTVKKASDEELEVQARAFAKTSMDKSLDRLLNKTTDDDRFSMFVTTITNTMDPHTDYFMPVEKRAWDERLSGKFYGIGAMIGEGNGYVKIASVTQGGPAWKTTEVNDGDLIMKIAEGDKPPVDVAGYDIPDAIKLIRGSKGSTVKLTLKKADGTVKTVAIVREELKLEETFAKSSIINEGDKKTGYIYLPKFYMPIGEGEGRSCAEDVANELKKLQHEKVDGVILDLRDNGGGSLYEVVKMVGLFIPDGPVVQVKNGDGRSTFLADQDNGATLYSGPLVVMVNEFSASASEIFAAAIQDYKRGIVIGSSSTYGKGTVQRPIPLSSSLDQNNLGTVHLTMQKYYRINGSSTQLKGVVSDILLPGYYEEYKFKEKDNPSALAWDEIRQLAYKPWNKQPDLEFVRQRFQKRDSSGVMKKIQENTSWLASQNEAADQLNIQKYKEKMQAVRAKAAQTRELMQLPKAMNISKTGESSSADQPEDATADVNSRWLNYLKKDRYLYEATMVLNDLLQSPGITSTTKPAPTQKN; translated from the coding sequence ATGAACACCATTCAAAAAATGTTTCTTTTTGCTTTAGGCATCTCTGGTATCGTAATACTCAGCAGCAGCGGTATGCTAAAACCCAGTGTAGACGGGCGTTACGACAAGATTTTACACACCGTCGGGCAACTGCTGGGTCAAGAGCACTATAACCCGCAAGCCTTCAATGACGAATTTTCCGAAAAAATAGTCTCCGCTTATGTGAAGCAGTTGGATCCCGAAAAAATTATTTTTTTACAATCCGACATCAAAGAGCTCAACAAATACAACCACGCCATCGACGAGGAGATCAAAGGCAATCCGGTGGCATTTTTTTACAAAGCCAATGAACTATACAAATCAAGGCTAAACGAAATCAAAAACAGCTGCGCCAGTTTGTTGGAAAAACCTTTCCATTTTCAGGCAATGGACAGCATCGTGACTGATTTTGACAAAAGAGCCTACGCCGCAAACACCAAAGCGCAGTTGCAGCAGTGGCAAAAAAAGCTGAAGTTCATCACCCTCGAAAAACTGGTGGATTTGCAGGAAGATCGGGACAAGATCAAATCCGATACGGTCAAAAAAGCCAGCGACGAAGAACTTGAAGTCCAAGCCCGCGCTTTTGCCAAAACCAGCATGGACAAATCCCTCGATCGACTCCTGAACAAAACCACCGACGACGATCGTTTCAGCATGTTTGTGACCACCATCACCAATACGATGGACCCCCATACCGATTATTTTATGCCCGTGGAAAAAAGAGCCTGGGATGAAAGGTTGTCGGGCAAATTCTACGGGATCGGCGCCATGATTGGCGAAGGAAACGGGTACGTCAAAATTGCCAGCGTAACGCAAGGCGGCCCCGCGTGGAAAACCACCGAAGTCAACGACGGAGACCTCATCATGAAAATAGCCGAAGGGGATAAGCCTCCGGTAGATGTGGCGGGTTATGACATTCCCGACGCCATCAAATTGATCCGCGGCAGCAAAGGCAGCACCGTAAAATTGACCCTCAAAAAGGCCGATGGCACGGTGAAAACCGTGGCCATTGTACGCGAAGAATTGAAACTGGAAGAAACCTTTGCCAAAAGTTCCATCATCAATGAAGGGGATAAAAAAACAGGCTACATCTACTTGCCCAAGTTTTACATGCCCATCGGCGAAGGTGAAGGCCGCAGTTGTGCCGAAGACGTGGCCAACGAGCTGAAAAAATTGCAACATGAAAAAGTAGACGGCGTCATCCTGGATTTGCGCGACAATGGCGGCGGCAGTCTGTACGAAGTGGTCAAAATGGTCGGGCTTTTCATCCCCGATGGCCCCGTGGTACAAGTCAAAAACGGCGATGGCCGTTCAACCTTCCTGGCTGACCAGGACAATGGCGCTACCCTCTACAGCGGGCCGCTCGTGGTGATGGTCAACGAATTCAGCGCCTCGGCTTCCGAAATTTTTGCAGCAGCGATCCAGGATTACAAGCGGGGTATTGTGATTGGCAGTTCTTCGACCTACGGCAAAGGCACGGTACAACGTCCAATTCCCTTGAGCAGCAGTCTGGACCAGAACAACCTCGGCACCGTACACCTGACCATGCAAAAATACTACCGCATCAACGGCTCTTCTACCCAATTAAAAGGGGTGGTGTCGGATATCCTTTTGCCAGGATATTATGAGGAGTACAAGTTTAAAGAAAAAGACAATCCTAGTGCCCTGGCCTGGGACGAAATCCGTCAACTCGCTTACAAGCCCTGGAACAAGCAGCCCGACCTCGAGTTTGTGCGTCAGCGTTTCCAAAAGCGCGACAGCAGTGGGGTGATGAAAAAAATTCAGGAAAACACCTCTTGGTTGGCCAGCCAGAATGAAGCAGCCGATCAGCTCAACATCCAAAAGTACAAGGAAAAAATGCAGGCTGTACGCGCCAAAGCCGCCCAAACCCGTGAACTGATGCAGCTCCCAAAAGCCATGAACATCAGCAAAACGGGGGAAAGCAGTAGCGCCGATCAGCCAGAAGATGCCACTGCCGATGTCAACAGCCGTTGGTTGAATTATTTGAAAAAAGACCGGTATTTGTACGAGGCGACCATGGTGCTGAATGATTTGTTGCAGAGTCCGGGGATAACGAGCACAACGAAACCCGCTCCGACACAGAAGAATTAA
- a CDS encoding IS3 family transposase, translated as MKELRELKNRASLKDLCSLFGHSRQAYYEWGNREQEDALEQAIIIDLVRHIRQDIPRIGSRALHFMLQQQWEKQGIKCGRDRLIEILRQAEMLIYPKRKYTQTTNSRHHFYKYPNLIKELEINRPEQLWVSDLTYIRVQEEWNYVIFITDAYSHKMMGFRVDDNMKTDMCVQALDMALAARTKREQTLIHHSDRGVQYCSKGYVQGLLNQPNIQISMTQNGDPLENALAERVNGIFKNTYNMDQRFESLIEAQEAIAKMVYSYNNVRPHSSCDMMTPNEAHQGTGALKRRWKTYYKKASVMAEELGSEPSS; from the coding sequence GTGAAAGAACTACGCGAATTGAAAAATCGGGCGAGTTTAAAAGACTTGTGTTCATTGTTTGGCCATAGTCGCCAAGCCTACTATGAATGGGGAAATCGGGAACAAGAAGACGCTCTGGAGCAGGCTATTATTATTGATTTGGTGCGCCATATTCGGCAGGACATCCCTCGAATTGGGTCACGTGCCTTGCACTTTATGCTGCAACAGCAATGGGAAAAACAAGGGATTAAATGCGGACGAGATCGACTTATTGAAATCCTTCGGCAAGCCGAAATGTTGATTTATCCCAAGCGCAAATACACTCAAACGACCAATAGTCGGCATCATTTTTACAAATACCCTAACTTGATTAAAGAACTGGAAATCAATAGACCAGAGCAGTTGTGGGTCAGTGATTTAACCTATATTCGGGTACAAGAGGAGTGGAATTATGTCATCTTTATCACCGACGCCTACTCGCACAAAATGATGGGTTTTAGGGTTGATGACAACATGAAAACAGACATGTGTGTCCAAGCCTTGGACATGGCTTTAGCCGCTCGAACTAAGCGGGAGCAGACTTTGATTCATCACTCGGATCGAGGGGTTCAGTATTGTTCCAAAGGCTATGTCCAAGGGCTCCTGAATCAACCCAACATTCAGATCAGTATGACCCAAAATGGTGACCCCTTGGAAAATGCGCTGGCCGAAAGGGTCAACGGTATTTTCAAGAACACCTACAATATGGATCAACGGTTTGAATCTCTGATCGAGGCCCAAGAAGCAATCGCCAAAATGGTGTACTCCTACAATAATGTTCGGCCTCATAGCTCTTGTGATATGATGACTCCCAATGAGGCCCATCAAGGTACAGGAGCGCTCAAGCGCAGATGGAAGACTTACTACAAAAAAGCCTCGGTAATGGCCGAAGAATTGGGGAGTGAGCCGAGTAGCTAA
- a CDS encoding GH3 auxin-responsive promoter family protein gives MGFRSSIIKPFAHKIARDIRRWSARAVLEQEQIFKQLLATGKNTAFGKAHGFEQIRSYQDYIERVPIRDYEGIKPYIERIKAGESDVLWKGRPAYFAKTSGTTSGVKYIPISNQSIPNHFGSARNALFNYYAQTGNGQWLDGKVIFLSGSPELTETAGIPTGRLSGISNHMIPAWLRSSQMPSYETNCIEDWETKLDRIVEETLSQNMRLISGIPPWVQMYYERLIERSGKKTIKEIFPDFSVFVYGGVNYEPYRAKLEELTGGRIDSVETYPASEGFVAFQDSQNEPGLLLNAASGIFFEFVPAEEIFLENPTRLWLKDVQPGVNYALIINNNAGLWGYNLGDTVQFVSINPPRLIVSGRIKHFISAFGEHVIGKEVEEAMLQTCHEQGVKVVEFTVAPQVTPPEGGFPYHEWFVEFDGLPENLAAFSARLDELMIQQNIYYQDLIEGNILRPLVITPLQKDAFREYMKSQGKLGGQNKVPRLSNDRQIAEELTGLKLK, from the coding sequence ATGGGTTTTCGTTCCAGCATCATCAAACCTTTTGCCCACAAAATTGCGCGCGATATCAGGCGCTGGTCGGCTCGTGCTGTACTAGAACAAGAACAGATATTTAAACAACTGTTAGCAACGGGGAAAAACACGGCCTTCGGCAAAGCGCATGGTTTTGAGCAAATCCGTTCGTATCAGGATTACATAGAGCGGGTACCCATCCGCGATTACGAAGGCATCAAACCATATATCGAACGCATCAAAGCGGGGGAATCGGATGTATTGTGGAAAGGCCGTCCGGCTTATTTTGCCAAAACCTCGGGCACTACTTCCGGGGTGAAATACATTCCCATTTCCAATCAAAGTATCCCCAACCATTTTGGATCGGCCCGCAATGCCTTGTTCAATTATTATGCCCAAACGGGAAATGGCCAATGGCTGGATGGAAAAGTGATTTTCCTCTCGGGGAGTCCTGAACTTACTGAAACCGCGGGCATCCCTACCGGGCGCCTTTCGGGCATTTCCAATCACATGATTCCGGCCTGGTTGCGCAGCAGCCAAATGCCCAGCTACGAAACCAACTGCATCGAAGATTGGGAAACCAAACTGGATCGGATTGTGGAGGAAACCCTGTCCCAAAACATGCGCCTCATCAGCGGCATTCCACCCTGGGTACAGATGTATTACGAACGTTTGATTGAACGCTCAGGCAAAAAGACGATCAAAGAAATTTTTCCCGATTTTTCGGTGTTTGTATATGGTGGCGTGAATTATGAACCCTACCGCGCCAAACTGGAAGAATTAACCGGCGGGCGCATCGACAGTGTAGAAACCTATCCGGCTTCGGAAGGATTCGTGGCATTCCAGGACAGCCAAAACGAACCAGGTTTATTGCTCAACGCGGCTTCGGGAATCTTTTTTGAATTTGTTCCTGCGGAAGAAATTTTCCTCGAAAACCCCACCCGGCTTTGGCTCAAGGATGTACAGCCAGGAGTCAATTATGCCCTGATCATCAACAACAATGCGGGACTCTGGGGTTACAACCTCGGAGATACGGTGCAGTTTGTGTCGATCAATCCTCCGCGTCTGATCGTGAGCGGGCGCATCAAACACTTCATTTCTGCTTTTGGGGAGCACGTTATTGGCAAAGAAGTCGAAGAAGCAATGCTACAAACGTGCCATGAACAAGGGGTAAAAGTGGTAGAATTTACGGTTGCGCCCCAAGTCACCCCTCCCGAAGGAGGCTTCCCCTACCACGAATGGTTCGTTGAATTTGATGGTTTACCAGAAAATTTGGCGGCGTTTTCCGCCCGTCTGGATGAATTGATGATCCAACAAAACATCTATTACCAGGACCTGATAGAAGGCAATATTCTGCGCCCACTGGTCATTACGCCCCTCCAGAAGGATGCTTTTCGGGAATACATGAAAAGCCAGGGCAAGTTGGGCGGTCAGAATAAGGTACCGAGGTTGTCGAATGATCGACAGATTGCCGAGGAGTTAACGGGGTTGAAATTGAAATAA
- a CDS encoding glycosyltransferase family 9 protein, protein MTLKVLIIRFSSIGDIVLTTPVVRCLKQQLGAEVHFLTKKGFRGILDANPYIDKVYAIQAKVGEIAEELKKEKYDWVIDLHHNLRSLQVKRLLRRPSRSFNKINLQKWLMVNLKWNLLPDRHIVHRYLETTHKLGIQYDGQGLDYFIPSAQEVSLGSIAAAGQLSLAHRTMLHKGDYVAVVIGAAHATKRLPLAKLVAICQGINCPVLLLGGPDDRNVGEQIVDQAGLHVLNTCGQYSLHQSASLVRQSRLVITHDTGLMHIAAALRKPIVSVWGSTIPEFGMTPFYPTGMDANTSVEVKNLSCRPCSKIGYDVCPKGHFACMENVDLQKITSIAELSASEKIS, encoded by the coding sequence GTGACGTTAAAAGTCCTCATCATTCGTTTTTCATCAATTGGTGATATTGTATTGACCACACCCGTTGTGCGTTGTTTGAAGCAACAACTGGGTGCGGAGGTACATTTCCTGACGAAAAAGGGATTCCGAGGCATCTTGGACGCCAACCCCTACATCGATAAAGTATACGCCATTCAAGCAAAAGTTGGCGAAATTGCTGAAGAACTAAAAAAGGAAAAATACGATTGGGTCATCGACCTGCACCACAACCTGCGCAGCTTACAAGTCAAACGCCTGTTGCGCCGCCCCAGCCGCTCCTTCAATAAAATCAACCTGCAAAAGTGGTTGATGGTCAACTTGAAGTGGAATCTCTTACCCGATCGGCACATTGTACATCGCTACCTCGAAACCACCCATAAACTGGGCATTCAATACGATGGACAAGGCTTGGATTATTTCATCCCCTCAGCCCAGGAAGTTTCGCTTGGCAGCATCGCCGCTGCAGGCCAGCTGAGCCTGGCACACCGCACGATGTTGCATAAAGGCGATTACGTGGCCGTGGTCATCGGTGCCGCCCATGCCACCAAACGTTTGCCGCTGGCGAAACTGGTGGCCATTTGTCAGGGCATCAACTGTCCCGTTTTGCTTTTAGGAGGACCAGATGATCGGAATGTCGGCGAGCAAATTGTTGACCAAGCGGGTCTTCATGTACTCAATACCTGCGGACAATACAGTTTGCACCAGTCGGCTTCTCTGGTGCGCCAATCTCGCCTGGTCATCACCCATGATACGGGTTTGATGCACATTGCGGCGGCCTTGCGCAAACCCATCGTCTCGGTTTGGGGCAGTACAATTCCGGAATTTGGGATGACGCCATTTTACCCTACAGGAATGGATGCCAATACCAGCGTAGAGGTCAAAAACCTCTCTTGTCGGCCCTGCTCGAAGATTGGATATGATGTTTGCCCCAAAGGACATTTTGCTTGTATGGAAAACGTCGATTTACAAAAAATCACCAGTATTGCTGAACTGTCCGCTTCTGAAAAGATTAGCTGA
- a CDS encoding PorP/SprF family type IX secretion system membrane protein — MRIFYRLSFFFLLCTTAQLGAQDIHFSQYNMSPLTLNPAHAGAFFGTARIGGIYRDQWLFLPKDFSTRSFFIDAPVVKGFRKKRNDWVGAGFMFYGDRAGTSRLGSSMQGAINGSYHFALSKKGNQHITLGLSMGSSKYSVQADSLRFEEDILNNSGQLLTSDRQRFGLGSANPNDPYYQSPLASRSFSVGLMYRGTNKENDLLELGFSAAHVNSPEYGFSLGSRDTTPTGKKANKVKRPSRLVLHGLYTKHLTDKISISPSLLVQSTTSSTEIVPEMMAGYQWNKDIRFNAGVGYRVGDAAILLAGVDHKDLRVGLSWDMRLGELSSDRGIKGGFELAANYIIKIYKKPNVPPSLLCPRL; from the coding sequence ATGAGAATTTTCTACCGGCTGAGCTTCTTTTTTTTGCTTTGCACCACGGCTCAATTGGGAGCCCAAGACATTCATTTTTCCCAGTACAACATGTCACCACTGACCCTAAACCCCGCCCATGCTGGTGCTTTTTTTGGTACAGCCCGGATTGGAGGCATTTATCGGGATCAATGGCTGTTTCTGCCCAAAGATTTTTCAACCCGCTCGTTTTTTATTGATGCGCCGGTTGTCAAAGGTTTTCGCAAAAAACGCAACGACTGGGTTGGTGCTGGATTTATGTTCTATGGCGATCGCGCGGGTACTTCCCGCCTGGGTTCTTCCATGCAGGGTGCCATTAATGGCTCCTACCATTTTGCCTTGAGCAAAAAAGGGAATCAACACATCACATTAGGTCTATCGATGGGGAGCAGCAAATATTCGGTACAAGCCGACAGCTTGCGCTTCGAAGAAGATATTTTGAACAATTCCGGCCAACTGCTTACTTCCGATCGGCAACGTTTTGGCCTGGGTAGCGCCAATCCCAATGATCCCTATTATCAATCACCACTTGCTTCACGCTCTTTTTCGGTGGGATTGATGTACCGCGGTACCAATAAGGAAAATGATCTGCTGGAATTGGGTTTTTCAGCGGCACACGTCAACAGCCCGGAATATGGCTTCAGTTTGGGTAGTCGGGATACCACCCCTACCGGGAAAAAAGCCAACAAGGTCAAACGCCCATCTCGCCTCGTATTGCACGGATTGTACACCAAACACCTGACCGATAAAATCAGCATTTCTCCTTCCTTGTTGGTTCAATCTACCACGAGTTCTACCGAGATCGTACCGGAAATGATGGCTGGATACCAATGGAACAAAGACATTCGTTTTAATGCTGGAGTGGGTTATCGCGTTGGTGATGCCGCCATCCTGCTTGCGGGGGTGGACCATAAAGACTTACGCGTGGGCTTATCCTGGGACATGCGCCTGGGCGAATTGTCCAGCGACCGGGGTATCAAGGGAGGTTTTGAGTTGGCCGCAAACTACATCATCAAAATTTACAAAAAGCCCAACGTGCCCCCTTCACTCTTGTGCCCAAGACTTTAA
- a CDS encoding methylglyoxal synthase has translation MTIALIAHDSKKVDMVGFVRDHIDFFKEHNIKLIATGTTGTYLEKAGLEIEKMLSGPLGGDAQIASRMVEGKVDMIIFFRDPLGKHPHEVDVSMLMRLCDVHNIPLATNPAAGLRFVQSLEHEMKEQ, from the coding sequence ATGACCATTGCATTGATTGCACACGATAGTAAAAAAGTAGATATGGTGGGTTTTGTTCGAGATCATATCGATTTTTTTAAGGAACACAACATCAAATTGATCGCAACGGGTACCACGGGGACTTACCTGGAAAAAGCTGGCCTGGAAATTGAAAAGATGTTAAGCGGGCCACTGGGAGGCGATGCCCAAATCGCCAGCCGGATGGTGGAAGGCAAGGTGGACATGATCATTTTTTTCCGCGATCCCCTCGGCAAACACCCCCACGAAGTGGATGTCAGCATGTTGATGCGCTTGTGTGATGTGCACAATATTCCATTGGCGACCAATCCGGCAGCGGGCTTACGTTTTGTGCAGTCGTTGGAGCATGAAATGAAGGAGCAATAA